ATGCTTTTCTGATGGAGGGGAACAATGCATACCTCGTGTATATCTTGTTCGTTCTCAGTCTATGGGTTGGGACTTGGGAATGTAAAATGCATTATCTGTCTAGATGTTCTTCCCCATATATTCTCTCATTTTCTTGAACCATTATATCGATGTCAAGGAAATAAGAGCAACTTGATCATTGCATTACTTTCCCAACGAATCTAgaagtttttctttcttttctgctGTTTAAGTGAGCATTGTACCAACTACCAAAGGTGCTCACTTTATTCTATATATGCATTTTCAGTATATATGCACCCTGCTGCATCCAAATTTGAACTGTTGAGTTACAAGATTTTTGATGCTCAACATCACGGTAGAACTAGACgtacaaaataatttcaagCTGGAATTTTAACATCTTCATCATCACTGATTCACTGGTTCTCAGTAGGTGCACTGGCATGTATGAGAACTTCTTGGGTTAATATAACATGCGTACACATATGCAGATGCTTCCTCTATGGGCTGCAGCGGGTTTCAGAAGGAGACTACCCACATCAGCTGTGCCAGAAAAGTTTAGCTGGCGGAATGTCATGAGCACTTTCAGATTTCAAATTTTCCCCGGTAAGCTACTTATTGGTGACTCCCATTAAATGAATGAACATaaagatttgctccggtctaacaaaaagtatctcgagatattaaatcatttttcaccattggatAAGTAGGATGTACgccgttagatccaacgatccaaaacgatttggtaccgtgaggaaccggtacctcgaggtactttttgttagatcgtaaaattgctcataaacATATGCTGTGTTAACCTACATGATGATGCATATACtgatatacatgcatgcagataCTTGTGCTATAGTGGCATGCTCAGTCTGTATCGAGGCACAACACAGGCTTGAGTTTGAGCGCCTACACGGGCAAGGCACATTCATCCTTGAATTGCCTGATTCCACCAGGAACCTAAGAAGACTCTGCCAGCAGAGACAAGTTTGGGTTAAGGATAAAGGGGCGTGCATGGATGGCCTCCTGTCTGTGATCCGGACGACCGGTGGAGTGCCGGCAACAAGCACGACGACGAACACAAGAAGAGGCCTCCTGCAGCTGCCTCTCCACAGCCACGATAGCTTCAGCCTCCGGGGTTCCTGGACAAACCTGACGCCCCGGCGAGCAGCACAGCTCATCTTCACTGGCGGTCCCTGCATTGGCATCCTCTGGGTTGATGGATCCTACGCCGACAAGCGCCACTacagcgacgacgatggcgagcTGGACATGCTGGTGTACCTTGGCTGTGACcccaaaaagaagaagaagaggagtaGCAACAGCTCGAAGGAGGACGCACGTCTACACGCCGTGGTGTGCTATGGGTATCGCTTCActgggcagcagcagctgcacatCCGTGTTCAGGACAATATGCCCATCCACAGCCCTCACAATTGGATCCTCTTCGAGGCGTTTGACATGTTCTACACTGTACGAGTCACGCCCTTGGATGCTTCCAGACTGTATGATCCCTCGGTATGACACTTGCTGAGTAACTGAAGATTGGTTTAGCTTAGCCTGTGTGTGTGGGTTCAAGAATCAGCAaagttcctttttttccccctttttttgCTGGGATGATCGAAGACAGATCACCCTAATTTCATTAAGATGAAGAAATCTACAAGAATCATCTAAGTTCTGATGCAAATTAACTGGTACTGTCGTTTTTGCAACAGGTGAAGGTGCCGCCGAAGATTTCACAAAAGATGGGCAAAGACCGAGCGTTGGTCAATGCGAATCTTCGTCGGCTACACGATGCAGTGAGCCAGTGATGGTCCAGAAGGGAAAGGAGATGCAGTGATGATCCAAAAGTGCAGAGAGAAGGTGAGCTGTGTGCCCGGAGGGAAAGGCGGTTCTGCTGAAGTTGGGTGTTTTTGCCGGTCTAATCTGTCCTATTTACACTTTCTAGTAAACCTGGATGCTAAGCCTTTGATCCTAAATGTACGACTCTGTCCAGGCCAACAATTGATTGATGGTTGAAGATATTAAATGGCAATTTTTTCAATGTCGTTTCAGTCGATTTTTTGTGCGTCAGACCTGTTTTAAGATCTGTGATGTGATTACGAGGTACtaccttcatattttttttatacgacgccgttaacttttaggtccacgtttgttcattcgtcttatttaaaaaaattatataattattaattattttattataatatgatttattattataggaattttaagtatgcattataattttgcatatttggatataaattttgaataagacgaatgatcaaatataatcttaaaagtcaatggtatcatacataaaaatatgaagggagtattacCTTTATTTTACGTCATaagatgttttttaatttatatggatgccaaaaaagttaaatgtacGTATAAAACAtctatggataaatctagatagaattaaaacatataaaatgaaACATAAGGAGTATATTATCATTTTGAGTTCCATGTACATGTTTATGTCAATCCGGTGGCTTGTGTTTCATTGCTTTTCTCCTGTTCTTTTGTAGTTGTTTGGTCAGTtaagttttttgtttctaaaatgTGGTCGATTAAGATTTATGATGTCCTGTGAATTTGTGATGAGCTAGTGCCTTTTTCTTTGTGATGTTTGGGCATGTCTCAAGGAAATCTACGTGCAATTGTAATGCACCGTGAGAAATGCCAGCGGGTCTTCTGGCAGCACCACATAATGGTGGGCTAATTAGTACGGGTTTAAAACCTCACCACTTCTCTTAATAACATCTCACATTATGTTTTTTCTCATTGTCTAACTTTTTTACCGTAAAACACTGAGACtgagttttagttttttgtgtGGAGACCGAAAGCTTTCTTGCCCATGATTCAAAGTGTTTGTTTAGATATTCTTCGAAGAGATATGCGTCctaattttttctcttatgctCATggttataagttaaatttgattttttaaatttaaatttggagtatttttcatcttagtttattttctagtcttagcttttaaatcaccgagaacatgtatataaaatttttattcacagatTATTTTAGTTTGCAACTCGCCCTCCGCCCCGGTCACGGCGTGAAGCACTCGATTGAATTTGAGTAGCTATTGACTCAATATTGCAAACATAGGAAAATATCGAAACTGGTCTTTAGGCGCATTTAGCCTTACTCTGCCCTTAACCCATTACCATTTTGTTAGATGTAACTGTGTCATGTTTCAGGCCTATAAGGAAAATATCGAAAATGCCgcctttcaaaagaaaaaaacagaagaacCGCGTCGTTGCTTAGATTCGTGCTTGCAACGACATGTCCTCATCGTATCCGTAGATGGTTCCGATAGGAGTGCTACAGATTTGTTATAGATCACGGACCTGTTCTGCTGTTTatacaaaccaaaattttaatttttaatcttaaatttaggattgattttagagttatttttaccatagtttattttttattttttagttttagattTACTAAGCACATGTATTAAAAGTCtttgtttataattatttttcgttttcaaGTTTACCTTATAGAAAAGCCAAAGAATGACcccatatttaattatttttctaatcttGGTTAGCCGTCTCGTCGCTATTTTTTCCATCTAAATTTccatcttaaaattaaaattaattttggacACTTTtcacctaaatttatttattaacattgcactttagattgttaagaatatataatttttcgaTCGCTGCTTCTACGCCGTGATGCACACCGACCATCGCCTCGGCGTCCGAGTTGTTGATACATGCATCATCGTCGGTATATACGTGCTtttgttttgaagaaaaaaaaatactactgtTGTTGAAAAAGTATCTAGATATCCGaagtttctataaattttgatatctttagatatattattataaaaatatggtatctctgtttatttttaagagttTTACTCTTACCCTTCCTtttgtatctcgagatatcaaatcgtttctgtGTACCgttggatccaacgatcagaaacgatttggtaccttaaggtaccggtatctcgaggtaaaAAAGAAGATGTGAGTaaaactctatttttaaatgaagATAATGaaactttaactttaaataaatggatagaaaaaaaaatcctttttaaCTTCAAACTGTTTCGTTGAATCATTTAACTTCATGTCATAAACTAATTGAAATGGTTTACTTCATTCCCTAATAACATTTCTCTTCTGTGTTCTTCTCTTTATGTGAACTGTAGTTTGCACGGCTGATTATACTAATTCAACCATTGAGAAATCAACCACAAACCATTCTCAATTTGTTCAGTTGATTAGGAAGGAAAGCAACTAAATGTTGTTTCATCagacttaaatttgaaatccATCTTATGACATAATCATGGGTATttaacttctttttttctttttttctcatccaCTGTTATCAACGGGAACAACAGGAAGGCCAACTCGGCAGGAACCACTGACAGAGAAGCAACCACGCCCCCGCAAGAGTAAGTTTGCATTCAATTTGTGGTGCATTCTTTGCAAGATTTCATACAAAAGCAACTGTTCCTCATGAAATGAATTTAAACCATAACCTGACGGTTTATCCACTTCAATCTTCCTCTCTGTGATACATTAACAGAGAAGAAGCAAGTGCGCGACATGGAGGATATCCGTGCGTTTTGTCCAACCTACGAAGAGGCTTTACAGTTGATGAACTTGTGCCTGATGAAGAAGAGGAACTAGTCGAATGAGTGATAGAGAACATTTACAGATTTCCTCTCGCTAGCTTACCATGGTCTCTAATGTAAATAAATGCCCTCATTTGTGATTCTATGTAGCATCAGATTTATTGTTCTGAGTCTTTCTTTCCCTCTGTTCCTATGGAAATTGGATCGTTTCTTACAAAACTTCTATTAAGATCTTATGTGTTACAAACATGGGCTCAAAATTCTATGGGTGTCTGTTTGGGGTACTCCACAATTATTTGTGTATGTATGATGAACACTGCATTTGTGTTTGGAAGTATGCACGTGTTAATTATTCATAAACAATGATCATTGGAATGGAATTTTTGAATGGCAAACTTAACTATTTGCTTCTCTTTAGATTGTTTGTACTGTACAtgtaaaaatgaattttcgaAGGCAAAACTGATGATTTGCTACTGTTTAAATCATCAACTACCATCCTGCTGTAATTGCATGTATGACCATCTAATAGAATTACtctttctaaatttatctaaatttattcatatatatatatattttgtatatgtatctagacaagataatatggaacgaaggaaataaataataatagcgAATCCCCAATCTAAAGAGGCCTTTCTAGGATTGGATAGGCCCCGGGCCCACAGAAGTTGATGGGCCAGGTTTCGCCCTACGCAAACTTGGCCCAGCCATTTTCTGTGTGGGTAGGCCGTTTGAATGGGCTGGCATCAAGGCCCATCAAAACAAGTGGAGGTTAGCATTCGGTTTTATCCTGATCGTTTGTTACCTGATCGGATGGCGCGCACACATAGGAAGAACCCATCTGTTACCCGTGGCCCGTCGCTGCCTCCATGGCCATGAACGCCGCCAAGTCCGGCGGCCTCGTggtcgcgcggcgcggcggagccaGCCTCTtcggccgcgccgtcgcctccgcctccgtctcGTCCGTATCCACGTCCACGCCCGCCACGACGCCTCAGAGCGTCTCCCACTACCTCGCGCATCACCCGAGGGCGACATGGGAGGCGCTCTCCGCCGcattccccgccgccgcggcgccccaCGGCCACATCGAAACCGTCCTTCTCTCCCTCGCCAAGCACCGCCCCTCATCCTCCCCAGAGCTCGTTGCCAGGAACGCGCTCACCTTCTTCTACTGGTCTgcgtcttcgtcgtcgtccccccACTCCCTCCGCGCCTACTGCCTCCTCGtccacctcctctcccgcgccgccCTCATCCGCGACGCGTCCGTGCTCCTCGAGTCGGCCATATCCAAGCACTCCTCCTCGCCCGCTTCTCCTTTCTTGGACGCCTTCTTCGCGGCCTACGAGGACAGCGGCACGGCCGCAACGACCCGTGGTCTCCACCTCCTGGTGCACGCCTactcgcgcgcgcgcctcccggAGGAGGCGCTTGAGGCCTGCCGCTACCTGTCCCAGCGCGGGGTAGTTCCCTCCCTGTCCGCCTTCAACGCCGTGCTGCACGCAGCCCAGCGGTCCGGGCGGCTTGGGGTCGCCTGGGAGGTGTTCGAGCTTATGACGCTGAAGCGGGTGTACGCCAACCAGAGCACCGTCGAGCTTGTCATTGGCGTCCTCAGCCGGGAGGGCGCGCTGGGCAGGATGGCAACCCTCGTGGAGAGGATTCATGGCAAGAAGTCTGTGCCAGGCGTGGTGGCACATGTTGCGCTTACGCTGAGGATCTTCGAGGAGGGGAGGACTGAGCAGGGGATCTTGCTGCTCAGGAGGATGCTGCAGAGGAACATGGTGTTCGATGACATTGCGTACTCTCTCATCGTGCATGCCCATTGCCAGGCTGGTGATCTGAAGTCGGCATGTGAGCAACGGGATGACATGGTGCGCCGTGGCTGTCGCCTGAACTCATTCGTGTATACTTGCCTTATCAGAGTACATTGCTGCGAATGCAATGTTGATAAAGCATTGCAATTGTTTGAAGAAATGCTCTCTATCGGGTTGAAGCCGTATGCTGCTACGTATAGCCATCTCACTATTGGGTGCTTCAGACAAGGCAGAAGGGAGGAGGGCTCGGAGTACATGGACAAGATGCTCATTGAAGGTTTTGTGCCGGATACTGGCACTTGCAATGAGATGCTAGAGGCACTTTGCGATTCAGGAGAGGTTGGCAAGGCAAACGAGCTGCTAACAGCAGTGATGGACAAGGGGATTGTTCCTGATCAAAACACATACTTCAGTCTGATCAATGGGTATGGCAAGGTTGGTGATGCTCAAGGTATCATCAAGATTTATCATGAGATGGAGCACAGGGGGATTAATCTTGGTGCAGAAGTTTTTAGCTCCCTCATTAGGGTCCTTTGCCTCTGTGGAAATCTCAAGGAAGCTGAGAAATTCTTGGCTGTTCTGGAAAGGAAGCTGTTGGCTCCAACTAGTGAAATTTATGATCTTTTGATCAGCAGTTATTGTGAGAAGGGTAACACTAAGAAGGCACTTTGGTTTTATGACAGGATGACGACAGGATACAGCACGCTAGTCCCCTCTGGTGATACTTTTATGATGTTAGTGAGAAGGGTTATCAAAGCAAAGTCTGCTTGTTCCCCTAATTGCTGATGTCCAAATAAGATCTAGTTGAGTGGGAGAATTGATGGGAGAAAAGCTATAAATGAGATCGAAGCACAGGAAACGTTATTATTGTCCAGCATGATTTGTATTCTTATCTCTTCCAGTACGAGAGAATGGTGAGCTGTAGCTGAGGTAATAAATACCCTTCTTTTAGTATTCTTTTGATAGCTAAATAGAAACTTGCTCTACCAAACCTATACTTTAGGCAACAATCGTTTTCAAGGTGAAATTGCATAATTCTATGGGTTTTAAACTTTGGAGCATAAACTTTTCATAGGGCTGTACCGTGTGCCGTGTAAGAACAGTACAGGGGGAGAATTTTTTAGCTCCCAGAAAATTGGCATAGTAGGAGTATTATTAGAGACTGAAACTCATTGCAACTAATGAATCAGCAGAGTATAGTAGTATTCCTCAAGCGAGAACATTTCCAGTATAAGATTGCAGTGGATTGTCTCCCCAGAGTAGTTGTCTACGCGTTCAATAAAAATATCGTCGGTATCCTGTACCTGAAAGGCGCTTTTAGAATGTCATTTTAGcctttgaattttttggattcataATCTCCTAAGACCATTCCAATCGGCTTGAAACATTGTTATGTTGTTACAGTGCTCATGTCGCCTGGTTCTCCAAGCAAGAGGCCCAGGGAGGGGACGCTGGTGTTGGAGTCTTGCCTCCCAGATTTCGCCATGCTATCGGCAGCGTCAGCTCAGATGTGGTGCAGGCAGCTAGtacttgctgctgctgctgccttgtTAAGTCCCTGTCACACAAAGCTTTGGCTATCCATGTCCCTCTTTATCACTGTGCTACCAGCCAGCTCTGTGTAGCGACAGCATTTGCAGAATGCAGTGCCAAAAAGATGCGCAGGTACCTATTCATCCACCATCTCTTCTTCTTAACTGGTCAAGATGTTCCATTAGACCATTACCCATTCTTGCACTCTCTGTGCTGCTTCATTGGTGAAGAACTGAAGATGCATCATGAACTCAAAGCATGTCTAGTTAATCCACAATACATTCTGGCACAACGTACTTAATAAACTGGGTAGAGGATTgaaagtttttttcttctgactGCAAGGAATTAACCACGGTGAAGGCTTTTTAGACATGCCACATACGGCGTTTCTCACCGCTGCCATGACAGCGCCACGTGGCGCAGCTTTCCACGTGTTTGCAGCCTTGGTTGACGCAGGCACGCAGCGCTCCGGTGCTTGTGTGCATACATGGACTTCCAGGGTCAAATCTAGTAATTCTGAACTCTCACATCTCGTCTTCTGatcctctctcatctcatcccaATTCCACAATGCATTGCTCCGTCGTCTTCTTGCTCATAGACTCATAGTATCTACCTTGCAACCTGCATGCTGACATGTTACCGTGAGCATGGCTAGAAACTAACTCTTTCTGTCTACCCATCTTTCTTTACGCAGACGCAGGCAGCCGAGAATGGGAGCAGGCTGGCAAAATATGTCGTCGACGCTGTGTACAGCGTGGTGGGAAGAAACCGCATCTTCGCGGCCTCGCCGCATGCGAAGAGCGGAAGGCTTCATCACTGGAGCAACCAGCACCGCTGCGGCGCTGCCCCAGTCACCAGTTCTGGGCAAGATcaccgtcaccgtcgtcgtggACGATCCGCCACTCGCCATGACTGACAAGTACGCAATAGCCTGCTGCCTCTCTACTTTTACCTCTCACACGTCGTTTAATTACTCGTGTCATTTCACCGTTGTTAATCATAAAACTGATGTGCATATGCTTGTGAGGTTTGATACAAAAACTTCCCCTACTAGATTTTTTGGTAACACTGCATAGTACATGCTCGATATTTGGATtgctatcattttttttacaaaatcaaTACAATTAATACGTCCCTATCCTACCCAAAAGAATTGGTAATCTTGCTCATGATTTGGTAACCATATAGGCCCGTCATCTCCTAAACCCATCATCAGTGGTAGTTTGGTTCAGCGTCACTGTTGAACGCTTCTTGCGTGACTTGACTTCTCAAGTTAGGGATGGGCGTGGGCCGGTCCACGGGGAACATGTGATCAGctctaatttaaataaataaggtaagttttatttttgagacataaaaaatagaacttAGTTTTTTAACTAGAGTTGACTATCGATTAGTCGTGGATTTACCTGTGCCCATCCCTACCTCAAGTGATCAAACGGTGAAATTTCCATCATCTGTCTGATCATGTCCCCGCGAAAACGAAACACTATTTTGACCAAAAACTCATTATACTAAGTTggtaaaaaaccaaatgatatatttgcaaatgaaaaatagtttgtgaataaaacttgtatatatgttttcttagtgatttaaaagctaaggctgaaaaataaacttccatgaaaaatcacaaaataactttaaggttaaaaatttaaattttggcttataaagagaaacgaaaagatggcgCCGTAAAAAGGTGACCGGAATTATTTCCGGTTGGCGCTTTCTTGCAGTGTAATTAGTGCTGTACTAAGGTTTTCTGGTCCTTAGTTGCAGCAGCGATTGGGAGGTCGTTCCCTTGGCGCTCT
This is a stretch of genomic DNA from Oryza brachyantha chromosome 1, ObraRS2, whole genome shotgun sequence. It encodes these proteins:
- the LOC102704854 gene encoding uncharacterized protein LOC102704854; amino-acid sequence: MVVGHAICCLLAADGDAARCHMTASALLDAQSGEHPVLLDGDPRATTGCSHGVAAVGHGQAFAGAMRQRREEVPPDPLRVVLREEHVGWTEVVTCANGNKIDHPSGLIKKAWRASVRNICRFVASAVRFCWDIGTHMLPLWAAAGFRRRLPTSAVPEKFSWRNVMSTFRFQIFPDTCAIVACSVCIEAQHRLEFERLHGQGTFILELPDSTRNLRRLCQQRQVWVKDKGACMDGLLSVIRTTGGVPATSTTTNTRRGLLQLPLHSHDSFSLRGSWTNLTPRRAAQLIFTGGPCIGILWVDGSYADKRHYSDDDGELDMLVYLGCDPKKKKKRSSNSSKEDARLHAVVCYGYRFTGQQQLHIRVQDNMPIHSPHNWILFEAFDMFYTVRVTPLDASRLYDPSVKVPPKISQKMGKDRALVNANLRRLHDAVSQ
- the LOC102709212 gene encoding pentatricopeptide repeat-containing protein At1g66345, mitochondrial, translated to MAMNAAKSGGLVVARRGGASLFGRAVASASVSSVSTSTPATTPQSVSHYLAHHPRATWEALSAAFPAAAAPHGHIETVLLSLAKHRPSSSPELVARNALTFFYWSASSSSSPHSLRAYCLLVHLLSRAALIRDASVLLESAISKHSSSPASPFLDAFFAAYEDSGTAATTRGLHLLVHAYSRARLPEEALEACRYLSQRGVVPSLSAFNAVLHAAQRSGRLGVAWEVFELMTLKRVYANQSTVELVIGVLSREGALGRMATLVERIHGKKSVPGVVAHVALTLRIFEEGRTEQGILLLRRMLQRNMVFDDIAYSLIVHAHCQAGDLKSACEQRDDMVRRGCRLNSFVYTCLIRVHCCECNVDKALQLFEEMLSIGLKPYAATYSHLTIGCFRQGRREEGSEYMDKMLIEGFVPDTGTCNEMLEALCDSGEVGKANELLTAVMDKGIVPDQNTYFSLINGYGKVGDAQGIIKIYHEMEHRGINLGAEVFSSLIRVLCLCGNLKEAEKFLAVLERKLLAPTSEIYDLLISSYCEKGNTKKALWFYDRMTTGYSTLVPSGDTFMMLVRRVIKAKSACSPNC